The genomic region GATCGCCTTTCTGCTCGTCGACCGCGCGCCGGACCGGTGCTGGGCACTCGTCGCCGTCGGACATGCCACCCTGAGTGATTATAAGCGTGAGGAGGGAGAGAACCCCGCAGCGCCCGCTGCTGGCGGGCGCTGCGGGGTGGAGGGTCGATTCACCAGCCGGCGGTGCGCTGCTCCTTCCAGACATCAGCCTCGTTATGGTAGCCGGCCTGCTCCCAGAAACCCAGGCGATCCTTGGCCATGAACTCCAGCCCGCGCAGCCACTTGCCCCCTTTCCAGAAGTACGGGACCTTGAGTTGATCGTTGCCGGGGATCGAGCCGACCACGCCTCGTAGCGGGTACCCGTGGTCGGGGGTCAGCAGCTCACCGTCGAAATACGTCGCCATTAAGAAGTTGTCGGCCAGAGCGACCTCAAGCGGGAGGTTGACCGTGAAACCGTACTCGCAATGCTGCATCAGGAACTTGGCTGTCGGCTTCAGCTTGAGCAGGCCTTGATCGGTCAACGTCCGCAGGGAAACGCCTTCCCAATCCGAATCGAACTTGCTCCAG from Anaerolineales bacterium harbors:
- a CDS encoding molybdopterin-dependent oxidoreductase, with the translated sequence MIFGMGSRRDEEARARGSGRLPPGQSLTQKFPVLHYGPVPRFDPTAWDLRIWGEVEEERRLDWQTFQQLPRTKLHMDIHCVTRWSKFDSDWEGVSLRTLTDQGLLKLKPTAKFLMQHCEYGFTVNLPLEVALADNFLMATYFDGELLTPDHGYPLRGVVGSIPGNDQLKVPYFWKGGKWLRGLEFMAKDRLGFWEQAGYHNEADVWKEQRTAGW